In a genomic window of Methanoregula sp. UBA64:
- the queC gene encoding 7-cyano-7-deazaguanine synthase QueC codes for MKAVLILSGGLDSTTLLCDLLDQGYEVSALTFDYHQKHKKEIRCAKATCEKLKIPQKIADISVLGDLAPSSLTRTELDVPEGHYAEESMKQTVVPNRNMVFLSLAASYAIGIGAQELYYAAHSGDHAIYPDCRPVFVSAMETALHLCDWKDLTLRVPYVNLTKGDIVKKGLALGVDYSLTWSCYKGGERPCGKCGACTERHEAFEEAGARDPLDN; via the coding sequence GTGAAAGCAGTACTTATTCTCTCGGGCGGACTCGACAGCACGACCCTCCTTTGCGATCTGCTGGACCAGGGCTACGAAGTCTCGGCCCTGACCTTCGATTATCACCAGAAGCACAAAAAGGAGATCCGGTGCGCGAAAGCCACCTGCGAAAAACTCAAAATCCCCCAGAAGATTGCCGACATATCGGTGCTGGGCGATCTTGCCCCGTCGAGCCTCACCCGGACAGAATTGGATGTGCCCGAGGGCCATTATGCCGAGGAGTCGATGAAACAGACGGTAGTCCCGAACCGCAACATGGTTTTTTTAAGCCTTGCCGCCTCGTATGCAATCGGTATCGGGGCGCAGGAACTGTATTACGCAGCCCACTCGGGGGACCATGCCATCTACCCGGACTGTCGGCCGGTCTTTGTGAGCGCTATGGAAACCGCCCTTCATCTCTGCGACTGGAAAGACCTCACGCTCCGTGTGCCGTACGTGAACCTGACCAAGGGGGATATTGTCAAAAAGGGTCTTGCCCTTGGCGTGGATTATTCCCTTACCTGGTCGTGCTACAAGGGAGGAGAGCGCCCCTGCGGGAAGTGCGGCGCCTGCACTGAAAGGCACGAGGCATTTGAGGAAGCGGGGGCAAGGGATCCGCTGGATAATTAA
- a CDS encoding chemotaxis protein CheW, producing MSVKAREPEAAMQDSSPRRMDQGSTIQVVEFVLGNEHFAIDLFDVKEVVEYTNITKLPNVADYVRGIIDLRGEITMIVDLKHRLNITDASTKSLEASRIIVLDNTVTRSKIGILVDDVTSVSTFEGNQVDHTSASISHEDTAIIGIIKRKAKVKDKEINELIIWIDIKKLLGDLDSGL from the coding sequence ATGTCTGTAAAGGCACGCGAACCCGAGGCTGCCATGCAGGACTCGTCCCCCCGGCGGATGGATCAGGGTTCCACCATCCAGGTCGTGGAGTTCGTACTGGGAAACGAGCACTTTGCCATCGACCTTTTCGATGTCAAGGAAGTCGTCGAGTACACGAACATCACCAAGCTCCCCAATGTTGCGGACTATGTCCGGGGGATCATCGACCTCCGCGGGGAGATCACGATGATCGTGGATCTCAAGCACCGGCTCAATATCACCGATGCGAGCACCAAGTCGCTCGAAGCCTCACGGATCATTGTCCTCGACAATACGGTCACCCGGTCCAAGATCGGGATCCTTGTTGACGATGTGACCTCGGTCTCCACATTCGAGGGAAACCAGGTCGATCACACCTCCGCATCCATCAGCCACGAGGATACAGCCATCATCGGCATTATCAAGCGCAAGGCGAAGGTAAAGGATAAGGAAATAAACGAGCTCATCATCTGGATCGACATAAAAAAGCTGCTGGGCGATCTGGATTCGGGGCTCTGA
- a CDS encoding methyl-accepting chemotaxis protein has product MVELKDYELMFEYNPLAQVLIDKDLRFVKINPAFAKLFGYTVDRLMPLKITDLKSQGLVKYLKESGKSYTDAIASKKKAFGGIVTDGPTGMHVLERANIPIINEKGEVAYIYIVFHDVTKLTKQQDFMEKEIVALSQVYTKMAEGDLTVRYEITKADDDTKKVHEQITKLRDAVRGIVVSLEKNIGDINQKMENLTSTADNANKSIEDASKGVNQIAKNAGGVSENAQKAAGGVDQIAKAMQDMSAAVEEITSSMESVTNQAKSANDSAKDGAVLADTINKDMSEISESSENVHGIVMEIGKQMADISKIIGLIRDLANQTNLLALNAAIEAARAGEHGRGFAVVASEVKSLAQESRSSAEKIEEMITHLNAATKKATEAMEVSKELVSKGTLASADAVGAFKKIQVAVETVANSASEVAAATEEQAATTEEITASVHEVAQLIEQTAKEAGDAAAATEESAAALDEITRMVQVVNDVAVEAMNANRRFKVD; this is encoded by the coding sequence ATGGTTGAACTAAAAGACTACGAACTGATGTTTGAATACAACCCGCTTGCGCAGGTTCTCATCGATAAGGACTTAAGGTTTGTCAAGATCAATCCGGCTTTTGCCAAACTGTTCGGGTATACGGTCGATCGCTTGATGCCGCTTAAGATCACGGATCTCAAGTCCCAGGGTCTTGTTAAATACCTCAAAGAGTCCGGCAAATCCTATACCGATGCAATCGCCTCGAAAAAGAAGGCATTCGGAGGGATAGTCACCGACGGCCCGACCGGTATGCACGTGCTTGAGCGGGCAAATATCCCCATAATAAACGAAAAAGGCGAGGTTGCCTATATCTACATCGTCTTCCACGATGTCACCAAACTCACCAAACAGCAGGATTTCATGGAAAAAGAGATCGTCGCGTTAAGCCAGGTTTATACCAAGATGGCAGAGGGCGATCTTACCGTCAGGTACGAGATCACGAAAGCCGACGATGACACAAAAAAGGTGCACGAACAGATCACCAAACTCCGCGACGCTGTCCGCGGGATCGTTGTCAGCCTCGAAAAGAACATCGGCGACATCAACCAGAAGATGGAGAACCTGACCTCGACTGCGGACAATGCGAACAAGAGCATTGAGGACGCATCAAAGGGTGTCAACCAGATTGCAAAGAATGCCGGCGGTGTCAGCGAGAACGCACAGAAAGCTGCCGGTGGCGTCGACCAGATCGCCAAGGCCATGCAGGACATGAGCGCCGCAGTCGAGGAAATTACCTCGAGCATGGAGAGTGTCACCAACCAGGCAAAGAGCGCCAATGATTCGGCAAAAGACGGTGCCGTTCTTGCAGATACCATCAATAAGGACATGTCCGAGATTTCCGAGTCCTCGGAAAACGTGCACGGGATTGTCATGGAGATCGGCAAACAGATGGCCGACATCAGCAAGATCATCGGTCTCATCCGTGATCTCGCAAACCAGACCAACCTGCTGGCACTCAATGCGGCTATTGAAGCTGCCCGGGCCGGGGAACACGGGCGTGGGTTTGCCGTGGTTGCATCCGAGGTCAAGTCCCTTGCGCAGGAGTCCCGTTCGAGCGCCGAGAAGATCGAAGAGATGATCACGCACCTCAATGCCGCGACAAAGAAAGCAACGGAGGCAATGGAAGTCTCCAAAGAGCTGGTCAGTAAGGGTACCCTTGCATCCGCCGATGCAGTCGGCGCGTTCAAGAAGATCCAGGTTGCCGTAGAGACCGTTGCAAACAGCGCTTCGGAAGTTGCTGCCGCAACCGAAGAACAGGCTGCAACCACCGAGGAGATCACGGCCAGTGTCCACGAGGTAGCACAGCTCATCGAACAGACTGCAAAAGAGGCCGGCGATGCAGCAGCCGCAACCGAAGAGTCAGCAGCCGCCCTTGACGAGATCACCAGGATGGTCCAGGTGGTTAACGATGTCGCGGTCGAGGCAATGAACGCCAACCGCAGGTTCAAGGTAGACTAA
- a CDS encoding chemotaxis protein CheW, whose amino-acid sequence MSAKASEPVTQEKGPAAAQADLGSSIQVVEFVLGNEHFAIDLFDVKEVVEYTTITKLPNVAPYVRGIIDLRGEITMIIDLKHRLNITDASTKSIEASRIIVLDDKLTKSKIGILVDDVTSVSTFEGNQVDYTSASISHEDTSIIGIIKRKIKVKDKEVNELIIWIDIKKLLDDLDTTMT is encoded by the coding sequence ATGTCTGCAAAGGCAAGTGAACCTGTTACCCAGGAGAAGGGTCCGGCCGCCGCTCAGGCGGATCTTGGATCCTCCATCCAGGTCGTGGAGTTTGTGCTGGGAAACGAGCATTTCGCCATCGACCTCTTCGACGTCAAGGAAGTGGTCGAGTACACGACCATCACAAAACTCCCCAACGTCGCGCCCTATGTCCGCGGCATCATCGATCTCCGCGGCGAGATCACCATGATTATCGATCTCAAGCACCGGCTCAATATCACCGATGCGAGCACCAAGTCCATCGAGGCTTCACGGATTATCGTTCTCGACGACAAACTTACTAAGTCCAAGATCGGGATCCTTGTGGACGATGTGACTTCGGTCTCCACGTTCGAGGGCAACCAGGTCGATTATACCTCCGCATCCATCAGCCACGAGGACACCTCTATTATCGGTATCATCAAGCGCAAGATCAAAGTCAAAGACAAGGAGGTAAACGAGCTCATCATCTGGATCGACATAAAAAAACTTCTTGACGATCTGGATACGACGATGACCTGA
- a CDS encoding methyl-accepting chemotaxis protein — MFEKNPLAQAVVEVNQRIVMVNDAFCKLTGFSRDRLLAMKFSDFADQNLIKYVKNSGGSVTDALSTRRKTSGESTMETASGLHVVIRTNIPLLNEKGEVKFVYITYNEITGVVKMTDYMANEVTELSNVYSKMAEGDLTVRYEITKPDHDTKEVYEQIIKLRDAVRGIVINLEKNIGDVNKKMTDMTSTADNANKSIEDASKGVNQIAKNAGEVSENAQKAAEGVDQMSKAMQDMSAAVEEITSSMESVSTQAKSANDSAREGAILADTVNKDMTEITTATNNVHGIVKEIEKQMSDISKIIVLIRDLANQTNLLALNAAIEAARAGEHGRGFAVVASEVKSLAQESRSSAEKIEDMITHLNAATKKATDAMEASHELVNKGVVASAEALAAFKKIQSAAETVANSASEVAAATEEQAATTEEITASVHEVAHLIEQTAKEAGDAAAATEESAAALDEITRMIQTVNDVAVEAMNANRRFKVE; from the coding sequence ATGTTTGAGAAAAACCCTCTCGCACAGGCAGTGGTTGAGGTCAACCAGAGAATTGTCATGGTCAATGATGCATTCTGCAAGCTGACCGGGTTTAGCCGGGACCGCTTGCTCGCTATGAAGTTTAGCGATTTTGCGGACCAGAACCTGATAAAATACGTGAAAAATTCGGGCGGGTCGGTAACTGATGCCTTAAGTACACGGCGCAAGACCTCCGGGGAGAGTACTATGGAGACCGCCTCCGGCCTGCATGTAGTCATCAGGACAAACATTCCCCTCCTCAATGAGAAGGGTGAAGTAAAATTTGTCTATATCACCTACAACGAGATCACCGGTGTCGTGAAGATGACCGACTACATGGCAAACGAGGTCACTGAGCTCAGCAATGTCTACAGCAAGATGGCTGAGGGGGATCTCACGGTCAGGTACGAGATCACCAAACCCGACCATGACACAAAAGAGGTCTACGAGCAGATCATCAAGCTCCGCGATGCAGTCCGGGGAATTGTTATCAACCTGGAGAAGAACATCGGTGACGTCAACAAGAAGATGACCGATATGACTTCGACTGCGGACAACGCGAACAAGAGTATCGAGGATGCCTCAAAGGGTGTCAACCAGATCGCAAAGAATGCCGGCGAAGTCAGCGAGAATGCCCAGAAAGCAGCCGAAGGCGTGGACCAGATGAGCAAGGCCATGCAGGACATGAGCGCAGCTGTCGAGGAAATCACCTCAAGCATGGAGAGTGTCTCCACACAGGCAAAGAGCGCCAATGATTCTGCACGGGAAGGTGCCATCCTTGCCGACACGGTCAACAAGGATATGACCGAGATCACCACGGCAACGAATAATGTCCACGGCATTGTAAAAGAGATCGAGAAGCAGATGTCGGACATCAGCAAGATCATCGTGCTGATCCGCGATCTCGCAAACCAGACCAACCTGCTTGCCCTGAATGCGGCTATCGAAGCTGCCCGGGCCGGGGAACACGGCCGCGGGTTTGCCGTGGTTGCATCCGAGGTCAAATCCCTTGCACAGGAGTCACGTTCCAGCGCAGAGAAGATCGAGGACATGATCACGCACCTCAATGCCGCCACCAAGAAGGCGACCGATGCTATGGAAGCCTCCCACGAACTGGTCAACAAAGGCGTAGTGGCATCTGCTGAGGCCCTTGCAGCCTTTAAGAAGATCCAGTCCGCTGCCGAGACCGTGGCAAACAGCGCCTCCGAAGTCGCCGCCGCAACCGAGGAACAGGCCGCAACCACCGAGGAGATCACCGCGAGCGTTCATGAAGTTGCCCACCTTATCGAACAGACCGCAAAAGAGGCCGGCGATGCAGCTGCCGCAACCGAAGAGTCCGCAGCAGCCCTTGACGAGATCACCCGGATGATCCAGACCGTAAACGATGTCGCAGTCGAGGCAATGAACGCCAACCGCAGGTTCAAGGTGGAATAA
- a CDS encoding acetate uptake transporter, which produces MEAQIDQVFKNEIKITDTTGNPGALGLLAFGLTTIILNMHNAGIFAMGSVVFAMGIFYGGLAQIIAGIMEWKKNNTFGMTAFISYGFFWISLVFLILMPLWGWGAPLSKEGMVCFLGIWGLFTLGMFLITFRLSKAMQVVFGLLTLLFLLLIAGNALGNSTVIMIAGLVGILCGLAAMYTGLGQIMNEVWKETVVRLG; this is translated from the coding sequence ATGGAAGCACAGATCGACCAGGTATTCAAAAACGAGATCAAGATCACCGACACTACCGGCAACCCGGGAGCACTGGGTCTTCTCGCATTCGGGCTGACAACGATCATCCTCAACATGCATAATGCCGGCATATTCGCCATGGGCTCCGTGGTCTTTGCGATGGGAATTTTCTACGGCGGCCTCGCCCAGATAATTGCCGGGATCATGGAATGGAAGAAGAACAACACCTTCGGGATGACGGCATTTATCTCGTACGGGTTCTTCTGGATCTCGCTGGTGTTTTTGATCCTTATGCCCCTGTGGGGCTGGGGCGCACCGTTGAGTAAGGAGGGCATGGTCTGCTTCCTTGGCATCTGGGGCCTCTTTACCCTCGGAATGTTCCTGATAACGTTCCGGTTATCAAAAGCAATGCAGGTGGTATTCGGTCTCCTGACACTGCTCTTCCTGCTCCTTATCGCAGGAAATGCGCTCGGAAACAGCACAGTTATTATGATCGCCGGACTTGTGGGGATCCTCTGCGGGCTCGCCGCAATGTACACCGGCCTTGGACAGATTATGAATGAAGTATGGAAAGAAACCGTAGTCAGACTTGGGTGA
- a CDS encoding PAS domain-containing protein, whose product MEEYQNEITRIKETLEQHPEGLSITEIAGLLGINRNSVAKYMDILQIQGSVDGKKRGTSKVYYISHRLAVDSLRKVCSLPFVMLDQDTRVIEYNSPFTTLTGTSPGEIAGQPFDKLPFRFTAGDDARQTFRMAFKGIEQHVHARILTNSHEYPVSLDMIPVVFPTGKPGVAVLVEGSRDPAGNNREGEPSGNNSLVLLDNQLEYVVRYTPDGILQYVNEPYCRAIGRAREDLIGRQFKHFVTADDAERVIRNRTRLTVQYPAGMIEFRAIMANGEARWQRWWDRAIFDDRGQLTGYHSTGLDITDEIQVRTKLKKTQEMLEETIVTRTNELREINRQLYDEMAHREKMERQLLLTQFAMDNAADMVLWVNRNANVDYANKAAVTGLGYTAEEFSNLAIRELFAVAPKKSWNDVWQVLTNAGTITHEDVMVRKDKTRMPVEIVIRYMEYHNTGFACCFARDISDRARMEQTLHLANKKLNVLASLTRHDIQNKVTVLLGYLARTLKREQDPVILEYLRQQEQAALAIRDEITVTRDYKDLGTDPPEWLNIRDVVATAVAPYGQGPVVFDISLPDLFVYADRQMERVFSRMIENAVMATPLPRVIRISAHEEKSQMVISVEYGGPGICAEDKEQIFRPGCNVSGMRGLFIIREILSLTGISLFEAGETGKTIRFEMGIPPESFRRENPSPA is encoded by the coding sequence ATGGAAGAGTACCAAAACGAGATAACCCGGATCAAGGAGACACTCGAACAGCACCCGGAAGGTCTCAGTATAACCGAGATCGCCGGATTACTCGGGATCAACCGGAACTCGGTAGCCAAGTATATGGATATTCTCCAGATTCAGGGATCGGTCGATGGGAAAAAACGGGGTACATCAAAGGTCTATTATATCTCCCACCGGCTTGCGGTGGATTCATTGCGGAAAGTCTGCAGTCTCCCGTTCGTGATGCTCGATCAGGATACCCGGGTTATCGAATATAACTCCCCGTTTACCACCCTGACCGGTACGTCTCCCGGAGAGATCGCGGGACAGCCTTTCGACAAACTGCCGTTCCGGTTTACCGCGGGGGATGATGCCAGGCAGACATTCAGGATGGCATTTAAGGGGATCGAGCAGCACGTACATGCCCGTATCCTCACCAACAGCCATGAATACCCGGTCAGCCTGGATATGATCCCGGTTGTGTTCCCGACCGGGAAACCGGGGGTCGCAGTACTTGTTGAAGGATCCCGGGATCCCGCCGGTAACAACAGGGAGGGAGAACCTTCGGGAAACAATTCTCTCGTGCTCCTTGACAACCAGCTCGAATATGTGGTCCGGTACACCCCGGACGGCATCCTCCAGTATGTCAACGAACCCTACTGTCGGGCGATAGGCCGGGCACGGGAGGATCTCATCGGACGGCAGTTCAAACATTTTGTTACGGCCGATGATGCCGAACGGGTGATCAGGAACCGTACCCGCCTTACCGTGCAGTACCCTGCCGGGATGATTGAGTTCAGGGCCATCATGGCAAACGGTGAAGCACGATGGCAACGCTGGTGGGACCGGGCCATTTTCGATGACCGGGGCCAGCTTACCGGCTATCACTCAACAGGTCTTGATATCACCGATGAGATCCAGGTACGGACAAAACTGAAAAAAACGCAGGAGATGCTCGAAGAGACCATCGTGACCCGGACAAACGAGCTCCGCGAGATCAACCGTCAGCTGTACGATGAGATGGCCCACCGGGAAAAGATGGAGCGGCAACTGCTCCTGACACAGTTCGCCATGGATAATGCGGCGGATATGGTTCTCTGGGTGAACCGGAATGCGAACGTGGACTATGCCAACAAGGCAGCAGTCACCGGCCTCGGGTATACTGCGGAAGAATTCTCAAACCTTGCCATACGGGAGTTATTCGCGGTGGCTCCCAAGAAGTCCTGGAACGATGTCTGGCAGGTCCTGACAAACGCCGGCACCATTACGCACGAAGATGTCATGGTACGGAAAGATAAAACCCGTATGCCGGTCGAGATAGTGATCCGGTACATGGAATATCATAATACCGGATTTGCCTGCTGTTTTGCACGGGATATATCGGATCGGGCCCGGATGGAGCAGACCCTTCATCTTGCCAATAAAAAACTCAACGTGCTCGCGAGCCTTACCCGCCATGATATCCAGAACAAGGTTACCGTCCTTTTGGGGTACCTGGCACGGACCTTAAAGCGGGAGCAGGATCCGGTAATTCTGGAGTACCTCAGGCAGCAGGAACAGGCAGCACTGGCTATAAGGGACGAGATCACCGTTACCCGGGACTACAAGGATCTGGGTACCGATCCCCCCGAGTGGTTGAACATCCGCGACGTGGTTGCCACTGCGGTCGCACCGTACGGCCAGGGCCCGGTCGTTTTCGATATCAGCCTGCCGGATCTTTTTGTCTATGCCGACCGCCAGATGGAGCGGGTGTTCTCCCGTATGATCGAAAACGCCGTCATGGCAACACCGCTGCCTCGGGTTATCCGCATATCCGCTCACGAGGAGAAGTCGCAGATGGTGATCTCGGTCGAATATGGGGGCCCGGGCATCTGCGCCGAAGACAAGGAGCAGATCTTCCGGCCCGGCTGCAATGTTTCCGGGATGCGGGGGCTCTTTATCATTCGCGAGATCCTGTCCCTGACCGGGATTTCGCTCTTCGAGGCCGGGGAAACTGGAAAAACGATCCGGTTTGAAATGGGTATACCACCGGAATCGTTCCGCCGGGAAAACCCGTCGCCGGCTTGA
- a CDS encoding response regulator has translation MTRILIVDDDTDILGLLRLEFEDDPGCSADTINDAGKALELIRSHSYDLIITDWRMPVMNGTEFVGAVRSQGCKTPIALYSGKECDQEIRDALDAGAEWYVGRRGNPEQEFPELKRIVQEIASRT, from the coding sequence ATGACGCGAATTCTCATTGTCGATGATGATACGGATATCCTGGGGCTTCTCCGGCTGGAATTTGAGGATGACCCCGGGTGCAGCGCAGATACGATAAATGATGCAGGAAAAGCGCTGGAACTGATCCGGTCGCATTCCTATGACCTTATCATCACGGACTGGAGGATGCCGGTAATGAACGGTACGGAGTTTGTCGGTGCCGTGCGCAGTCAGGGCTGTAAAACCCCCATCGCACTCTACAGCGGGAAGGAATGCGATCAGGAGATCAGGGACGCACTCGATGCAGGTGCCGAGTGGTATGTGGGCCGGCGGGGAAATCCCGAACAGGAGTTCCCGGAGCTGAAGCGGATCGTGCAGGAGATAGCTTCCCGCACATAA
- the feoB gene encoding ferrous iron transport protein B — protein MSGCGDCKGCAPKKEIPVKDVDYTIALAGNANVGKSVTFNQLTGVDQIIGNWPGKTVERAEGLLQYKGKRIRVIDLPGIYSFTTYSMEEVVSREYIALEHPDAVVNVIDASALERNLFFTIQLMELAPPLMIAVNQVDLAEKKGISIDIEKLSKLLGVPVVQTVAIRGKGIPTLTDAILDLVRDRPVPPTLEYGREVEERIKKITSMLGGVGTAYPLRWVAIKLLERDPAISRLVQEQSPAAVETADTLAREIETLHGEPVCVVMSAERYQIADRIASEVITIRTPADGAVKKSLTDKIDSIALHPYFGYLMVVAVIGGLLLWTFLIGAQISTVIADFFSQFGQYEPVIDGSLGSVLLNGAFTGLVAGLTLVIPYVLPFYLILAIIEDSGYLTRISVMLDRGMHKLGLHGKAIIPIILGYGCNVPACYSCRIMESPKQKLLSAFLVTLVPCTARTVVILGLVAAFVNIWWALALYAFDILLIIVAGRLAFKVMPGESVGLIMEMPDYHIPSLSVVLKQTWARTKSLIWLVFPAYIIGSALIQAFYWAGWLNPVNAALAPITTLWLGLPAIVGITLIFGIVRKEMTILTLAVLMGTTNFAAVLTPVQLIVLALVTMIYIPCISVILALASEFGWKKSLAITAVEVVIAVVIGGIAFRVLSLFMG, from the coding sequence GTGAGCGGATGCGGAGACTGTAAAGGGTGCGCTCCGAAAAAGGAGATCCCGGTTAAGGATGTCGATTACACCATCGCCCTTGCCGGCAATGCAAATGTCGGCAAGAGCGTGACGTTCAACCAGCTCACCGGGGTCGACCAGATCATCGGGAACTGGCCGGGAAAGACCGTCGAGCGGGCCGAAGGGCTCCTCCAGTACAAGGGTAAACGGATCCGGGTCATCGACCTTCCGGGGATCTACTCGTTTACCACGTACTCGATGGAAGAGGTGGTATCCCGGGAGTACATTGCGCTCGAACACCCGGATGCGGTCGTGAACGTAATCGATGCGTCGGCGCTGGAGCGCAACCTCTTTTTCACCATCCAGCTCATGGAGCTTGCGCCGCCCCTGATGATCGCGGTCAACCAGGTCGACCTTGCAGAGAAGAAGGGAATCAGCATCGATATCGAAAAGCTCTCGAAACTTCTCGGCGTGCCGGTTGTCCAGACGGTGGCAATCCGGGGCAAAGGTATCCCGACGCTGACCGATGCGATCCTCGATCTTGTCCGCGACCGGCCGGTACCGCCCACGCTCGAATATGGCAGGGAGGTCGAAGAAAGGATTAAAAAGATCACATCAATGCTTGGCGGGGTCGGGACGGCATACCCTCTCCGCTGGGTGGCAATAAAACTTCTCGAACGCGACCCGGCGATCTCACGGCTTGTACAGGAACAGTCGCCGGCCGCGGTCGAAACTGCCGACACGCTCGCCCGGGAGATCGAGACACTGCACGGCGAACCGGTCTGCGTTGTCATGAGCGCGGAGCGGTACCAGATCGCAGACCGGATCGCATCCGAAGTGATCACCATCCGTACACCCGCTGACGGGGCAGTAAAAAAGAGCCTGACCGATAAGATCGACAGCATTGCGCTCCACCCGTATTTCGGGTACCTGATGGTCGTTGCGGTGATCGGCGGCCTTTTGCTCTGGACGTTTCTGATCGGCGCACAGATATCCACCGTGATTGCGGATTTCTTCTCGCAGTTCGGGCAGTACGAGCCGGTGATCGACGGATCGCTTGGCAGTGTGCTCTTAAACGGGGCCTTTACCGGACTGGTCGCCGGCCTCACGCTCGTCATCCCGTACGTCCTGCCGTTCTACCTGATCCTTGCAATCATCGAGGACTCCGGCTACCTCACCCGGATATCGGTCATGCTCGACCGGGGCATGCACAAGCTGGGCCTGCACGGGAAGGCGATCATCCCCATCATCCTCGGCTACGGCTGCAATGTCCCGGCCTGCTACTCCTGCCGGATCATGGAGTCGCCCAAGCAGAAACTGCTCTCCGCGTTTCTCGTGACGCTCGTTCCCTGCACGGCCCGGACCGTGGTGATCCTCGGGCTCGTTGCCGCGTTTGTCAATATCTGGTGGGCGCTCGCGCTCTATGCATTCGATATCCTGTTGATCATCGTTGCCGGACGGCTGGCATTCAAGGTCATGCCCGGAGAATCGGTGGGCCTCATCATGGAGATGCCGGACTACCATATCCCATCGCTCTCGGTCGTTCTCAAGCAGACCTGGGCCCGGACAAAATCGCTCATCTGGCTGGTCTTCCCGGCCTACATCATCGGGAGCGCACTCATCCAGGCATTCTACTGGGCCGGCTGGCTTAACCCGGTCAATGCAGCGCTTGCGCCGATCACCACCCTCTGGCTCGGGCTCCCTGCCATCGTCGGGATCACGCTGATCTTCGGGATCGTCAGGAAAGAGATGACGATCCTCACCCTTGCGGTGCTCATGGGTACCACGAACTTTGCTGCGGTCCTCACCCCGGTCCAGCTCATCGTGCTCGCGCTTGTCACCATGATCTACATCCCCTGCATCTCGGTGATCCTTGCGCTGGCCTCTGAATTCGGGTGGAAAAAGTCACTGGCGATCACCGCGGTGGAGGTCGTGATAGCAGTCGTGATCGGCGGGATTGCATTCAGGGTACTGAGCCTGTTTATGGGTTAG
- a CDS encoding DtxR family transcriptional regulator, whose amino-acid sequence MAQEQVEEYLEAIYDIAGTDGAAKTTAIAKCLKVAPASVTEALQSLAEKNLVHYEPYKGASLTGEGKKIAETIKRRHRLLEVFLADVLHIKREKVHEEACRMEHTISEDTENALCRMLNAPARCPHGSPISPCSKGIGSCTECDAQTGPAFHLPSDIRSADIIPITDLGPQQKGTIAFIRGDCRIVQRLSDLGLTLGTTVSVTRKAPLNGPVEVFVRRTKLAVDHTIAENIFVDTKKGGVP is encoded by the coding sequence ATGGCACAGGAACAGGTCGAGGAATATCTCGAAGCAATCTACGATATCGCAGGCACGGATGGTGCTGCGAAGACAACTGCCATAGCAAAATGTCTCAAGGTCGCTCCCGCAAGCGTCACCGAGGCATTACAGAGCCTGGCGGAAAAAAACCTTGTACATTATGAACCCTACAAGGGGGCAAGCCTGACGGGAGAAGGAAAGAAGATCGCCGAAACGATCAAACGCCGGCACCGGCTCCTCGAAGTCTTCCTTGCCGATGTGCTCCACATAAAACGGGAAAAGGTGCACGAAGAAGCCTGCCGGATGGAGCATACGATCTCGGAGGATACGGAGAACGCCCTCTGCCGGATGCTCAATGCCCCGGCCCGGTGCCCCCACGGGAGCCCGATCTCCCCGTGCAGCAAGGGAATCGGCAGCTGCACTGAATGCGACGCGCAGACCGGCCCGGCATTTCACCTCCCCAGCGATATACGGTCGGCCGATATTATCCCGATCACCGATCTCGGCCCGCAGCAGAAAGGAACGATCGCGTTTATCCGGGGCGACTGCCGGATCGTCCAGCGGCTCTCCGATCTCGGGCTCACGCTCGGGACAACCGTCTCGGTCACCCGCAAGGCACCGTTAAACGGCCCGGTCGAGGTCTTTGTGCGCCGGACCAAACTGGCCGTCGATCATACGATAGCGGAGAATATCTTTGTCGATACCAAAAAAGGAGGGGTGCCGTGA